The Thunnus albacares chromosome 21, fThuAlb1.1, whole genome shotgun sequence genome window below encodes:
- the LOC122972716 gene encoding adhesive plaque matrix protein-like isoform X8, with protein sequence MGFFIRWLLVSLLVVGGHQANAYSGKHGDKEVPVLGYKPISSSFDTRGESSWSTGPLGSRDSNSNANQQQMAQSGYQPQQPQQPQLPQVPQQPSYPPQQPQQPQVPQVPQQPSYLPKQPQQPQLPQVPQQPSYPPKQPQQPQLPQVPQQPSYPPKQPQQPQLPQQPSYPPKQPQQPQLPQVPQVPQQPSYPPKQPQQPQLPQVPQVPQVPQQPSYPPKQPQQPQLPQVPQVPQQPSYPPKQPQQPQLPQLPQVPQQPSYPPKQPQQPQLPQVPQQPSYPPKQPQQPQLPQVPQQPSYPPKQPQQPQLPQVPQQPSYPPKQPQQPQLPQVPQVPQQPSYPPKQPQQPQLPQVPQLPGYLPKQPQVPQQPSYLPKQPQVPGYLPKWPQVPQQPQQPSYLPKRPQQPQVPQQPSYLPKRPQQPQVPQQPSYLPKRPQQPQVPQQPSYLPKQPQQPQVPQQPRYPSQLLSQLPQQPSYPPQQPQQPQVPQQPSYQPQVPQVPQVPQVRQVRQVPQRPQVPQQPRYQPQQPQRPQVPQQPSKLPQQPRYQPQVPQQPSKLPQQPRYQPQQPQRPQVPQQHRYQPQVPQQPSKLPQQPRYQPQQPQRPQVPQQPRYQPQVPQQPSKLPQQPRYQSQVPQQPSKLPQQPRYQPQQPQRPQVPQQPSKLPQQPRYPLQKPQRPQVPQQPRYPLQKPQRPQVPQQPRYPSQQRRYPSQKPQQPQVPQQPRHQSQKPQVPSYPPKQPQFPQQPSYSPQHSWQPSYNDYPTFAKGVIAQMDSNSYSTTGVYSNNIGNGYGLGTNPEEQWAGNYNTADASKTAFN encoded by the exons ATGGGGTTTTTCATAAG ATGGTTGCTGGTGTCCTTGCTAGTTGTAGGAGGGCATCAAGCTAATG CCTACTCTGGGAAGCATGGTGACAAGGAAGTGCCAGTTCTAGGCTATAAACCAATTTCAAGTAGCTTTGACACTAGAGGGGAATCTTCATGGAGCACTGGGCCACTTGGTAGTCGGGATTCAAACTCAAATGCAAATCAG CAACAGATGGCTCAGTCTGGTTATCAGCCCCAGCAGCCACAG CAACCTCAGCTGCCCCAG GTGCCCCAGCAGCCTAGCTACCCGCCCCAGCAGCCCCAGCAACCTCAG GTGCCACAGGTGCCCCAACAGCCTAGCTACCTGCCCAAGCAGCCCCAGCAACCTCAGCTGCCACAGGTGCCCCAACAGCCTAGCTACCCGCccaagcagccccagcagcctCAGCTGCCACAG GTGCCCCAACAGCCTAGCTACCCGCCCAAGCAGCCCCAGCAACCTCAGCTGCCCCAACAGCCAAGCTACCCGCCCAAGCAGCCCCAGCAACCTCAGCTGCCACAGGTGCCCCAGGTGCCCCAACAGCCTAGCTACCCGCCCAAGCAGCCCCAGCAACCTCAGCTGCCACAGGTGCCACAGGTGCCCCAG GTGCCCCAACAGCCAAGCTACCCGCCCAAGCAGCCCCAGCAACCTCAGCTGCCACAGGTGCCCCAGGTGCCCCAACAGCCTAGCTACCCGCCCAAGCAGCCCCAGCAACCTCAGCTGCCACAG CTGCCACAGGTGCCCCAACAGCCTAGCTACCCGCCCAAGCAGCCCCAGCAACCTCAGCTGCCACAGGTGCCCCAACAGCCTAGCTACCCGCCCAAGCAGCCCCAGCAACCTCAGCTGCCACAGGTGCCCCAACAGCCTAGCTACCCGCCCAAGCAGCCCCAGCAACCTCAGCTGCCACAGGTGCCCCAACAGCCTAGCTACCCGCCCAAGCAGCCCCAGCAACCCCAGCTGCCACAGGTGCCCCAGGTGCCCCAACAGCCTAGCTACCCGCCCAAGCAGCCCCAGCAACCCCAGCTGCCACAGGTGCCCCAG CTGCCTGGCTACCTACCCAAGCAACCTCAGGTGCCTCAGCAGCCTAGCTACCTGCCCAAGCAGCCCCAGGTTCCTGGCTACCTACCCAAGTGGCCCCAGGTGCCCCAACAACCTCAGCAGCCTAGCTACCTGCCCAAGCGGCCCCAGCAACCTCAGGTGCCTCAGCAGCCTAGCTACCTGCCCAAGCGGCCCCAGCAACCTCAGGTGCCTCAGCAGCCTAGCTACCTGCCCAAGCGGCCCCAGCAACCTCAGGTGCCTCAACAGCCTAGCTACCTGCCCAAGCAGCCCCAG CAGCCACAGGTGCCTCAGCAACCTAGGTACCCTTCCCAGCTGCTAAGCCAACTACCTCAGCAGCCTAGCTACCCACCCCAACAACCTCAGCAGCCGCAGGTGCCCCAGCAGCCTAGTTACCAGCCCCAGGTGCCGCAG GTGCCCCAGGTGCCGCAAGTGCGGCAGGTGCGGCAGGTGCCCCAGCGGCCACAGGTGCCCCAGCAGCCTAGGTACCAGCCACAGCAACCCCAGCGGCCGCAGGTGCCCCAGCAGCCAAGCAAACTGCCCCAGCAGCCTAGGTACCAGCCGCAGGTGCCCCAGCAGCCAAGCAAACTGCCCCAGCAGCCTAG GTACCAGCCACAGCAACCCCAGCGGCCGCAGGTGCCCCAGCAGCATAGGTACCAGCCACAGGTACCCCAGCAGCCAAGCAAACTGCCCCAGCAGCCTAGGTACCAGCCACAGCAACCCCAGCGGCCGCAGGTGCCCCAGCAGCCTAGGTACCAGCCGCAGGTGCCCCAGCAGCCAAGCAAACTGCCCCAGCAGCCTAGGTACCAGTCGCAGGTGCCCCAGCAGCCAAGCAAACTGCCCCAGCAGCCTAGGTACCAGCCACAGCAACCCCAGCGGCCGCAGGTGCCCCAGCAGCCAAGCAAACTGCCCCAGCAGCCTAGGTACCCGCTCCAAAAACCCCAGCGGCCGCAGGTGCCCCAGCAGCCTAGGTACCCGCTCCAAAAACCCCAGCGGCCGCAAGTGCCCCAGCAGCCTAGGTACCCTTCCCAGCAGCGTAGGTACCCTTCCCAAAAACCCCAGCAGCCACAGGTGCCCCAGCAGCCTAGGCACCAATCCCAAAAACCCCAGGTGCCTAGCTACCCTCCCAAGCAGCCCCAGTTTCCCCAGCAACCAAGCTACTCACCCCAGCATTCTTGGCAGCCAAGCTACAATGATTATCCAACTTTTGCCAAAGGAGTCATTGCCCAGATGGATTCAAATAG CTACAGCACCACTGGTGTTTATAGTAATAACATTGGCAATGGGTATGGACTTGGAACAAATCCAGAGGAGCAATGGGCAGG gaACTACAACACTGCAGATGCATCAAAGACTGCTTTCAACTGA
- the LOC122972716 gene encoding adhesive plaque matrix protein-like isoform X5, translating into MGFFIRWLLVSLLVVGGHQANAYSGKHGDKEVPVLGYKPISSSFDTRGESSWSTGPLGSRDSNSNANQQQMAQSGYQPQQPQQPQLPQVPQQPSYPPQQPQQPQVPQVPQQPSYLPKQPQQPQLPQVPQQPSYPPKQPQQPQLPQVPQQPSYPPKQPQQPQLPQQPSYPPKQPQQPQLPQVPQVPQQPSYPPKQPQQPQLPQVPQQPSYLPKQPQQPQLPQVPQQPSYPPKQPQQPQLPQLPQVPQQPSYPPKQPQQPQLPQVPQQPSYPPKQPQQPQLPQVPQQPSYPPKQPQQPQLPQVPQQPSYPPKQPQQPQLPQVPQVPQQPSYPPKQPQQPQLPQVPQLPGYLPKQPQVPQQPSYLPKQPQVPGYLPKWPQVPQQPQQPSYLPKRPQQPQVPQQPSYLPKRPQQPQVPQQPSYLPKRPQQPQVPQQPSYLPKQPQQPQVPQQPRYPSQLLSQLPQQPSYPPQQPQQPQVPQQPSYQPQVPQVPQVPQVRQVRQVPQRPQVPQQPRYQPQQPQRPQVPQQPSKLPQQPRYQPQVPQQPSKLPQQPRYQPQVPQQPSKLPQQPRYQPQQPQRPQVPQQHRYQPQVPQQPSKLPQQPRYQPQQPQRPQVPQQPRYQPQVPQQPSKLPQQPRYQSQVPQQPSKLPQQPRYQPQQPQRPQVPQQPSKLPQQPRYPLQKPQRPQVPQQPRYPLQKPQRPQVPQQPRYPSQQRRYPSQKPQQPQVPQQPRHQSQKPQVPSYPPKQPQFPQQPSYSPQHSWQPSYNDYPTFAKGVIAQMDSNSYSTTGVYSNNIGNGYGLGTNPEEQWAGNYNTADASKTAFN; encoded by the exons ATGGGGTTTTTCATAAG ATGGTTGCTGGTGTCCTTGCTAGTTGTAGGAGGGCATCAAGCTAATG CCTACTCTGGGAAGCATGGTGACAAGGAAGTGCCAGTTCTAGGCTATAAACCAATTTCAAGTAGCTTTGACACTAGAGGGGAATCTTCATGGAGCACTGGGCCACTTGGTAGTCGGGATTCAAACTCAAATGCAAATCAG CAACAGATGGCTCAGTCTGGTTATCAGCCCCAGCAGCCACAG CAACCTCAGCTGCCCCAG GTGCCCCAGCAGCCTAGCTACCCGCCCCAGCAGCCCCAGCAACCTCAG GTGCCACAGGTGCCCCAACAGCCTAGCTACCTGCCCAAGCAGCCCCAGCAACCTCAGCTGCCACAGGTGCCCCAACAGCCTAGCTACCCGCccaagcagccccagcagcctCAGCTGCCACAG GTGCCCCAACAGCCTAGCTACCCGCCCAAGCAGCCCCAGCAACCTCAGCTGCCCCAACAGCCAAGCTACCCGCCCAAGCAGCCCCAGCAACCTCAGCTGCCACAGGTGCCCCAGGTGCCCCAACAGCCTAGCTACCCGCCCAAGCAGCCCCAGCAACCTCAGCTGCCACAG GTGCCCCAACAGCCAAGCTACCTGCCCAAGCAGCCCCAGCAACCTCAGCTGCCACAG GTGCCCCAACAGCCTAGCTACCCGCCCAAGCAGCCCCAGCAACCTCAGCTGCCACAG CTGCCACAGGTGCCCCAACAGCCTAGCTACCCGCCCAAGCAGCCCCAGCAACCTCAGCTGCCACAGGTGCCCCAACAGCCTAGCTACCCGCCCAAGCAGCCCCAGCAACCTCAGCTGCCACAGGTGCCCCAACAGCCTAGCTACCCGCCCAAGCAGCCCCAGCAACCTCAGCTGCCACAGGTGCCCCAACAGCCTAGCTACCCGCCCAAGCAGCCCCAGCAACCCCAGCTGCCACAGGTGCCCCAGGTGCCCCAACAGCCTAGCTACCCGCCCAAGCAGCCCCAGCAACCCCAGCTGCCACAGGTGCCCCAG CTGCCTGGCTACCTACCCAAGCAACCTCAGGTGCCTCAGCAGCCTAGCTACCTGCCCAAGCAGCCCCAGGTTCCTGGCTACCTACCCAAGTGGCCCCAGGTGCCCCAACAACCTCAGCAGCCTAGCTACCTGCCCAAGCGGCCCCAGCAACCTCAGGTGCCTCAGCAGCCTAGCTACCTGCCCAAGCGGCCCCAGCAACCTCAGGTGCCTCAGCAGCCTAGCTACCTGCCCAAGCGGCCCCAGCAACCTCAGGTGCCTCAACAGCCTAGCTACCTGCCCAAGCAGCCCCAG CAGCCACAGGTGCCTCAGCAACCTAGGTACCCTTCCCAGCTGCTAAGCCAACTACCTCAGCAGCCTAGCTACCCACCCCAACAACCTCAGCAGCCGCAGGTGCCCCAGCAGCCTAGTTACCAGCCCCAGGTGCCGCAG GTGCCCCAGGTGCCGCAAGTGCGGCAGGTGCGGCAGGTGCCCCAGCGGCCACAGGTGCCCCAGCAGCCTAGGTACCAGCCACAGCAACCCCAGCGGCCGCAGGTGCCCCAGCAGCCAAGCAAACTGCCCCAGCAGCCTAGGTACCAGCCGCAGGTGCCCCAGCAGCCAAGCAAACTGCCCCAGCAGCCTAGGTACCAGCCGCAGGTGCCCCAGCAGCCAAGCAAACTGCCCCAGCAGCCTAGGTACCAGCCACAGCAACCCCAGCGGCCGCAGGTGCCCCAGCAGCATAGGTACCAGCCACAGGTACCCCAGCAGCCAAGCAAACTGCCCCAGCAGCCTAGGTACCAGCCACAGCAACCCCAGCGGCCGCAGGTGCCCCAGCAGCCTAGGTACCAGCCGCAGGTGCCCCAGCAGCCAAGCAAACTGCCCCAGCAGCCTAGGTACCAGTCGCAGGTGCCCCAGCAGCCAAGCAAACTGCCCCAGCAGCCTAGGTACCAGCCACAGCAACCCCAGCGGCCGCAGGTGCCCCAGCAGCCAAGCAAACTGCCCCAGCAGCCTAGGTACCCGCTCCAAAAACCCCAGCGGCCGCAGGTGCCCCAGCAGCCTAGGTACCCGCTCCAAAAACCCCAGCGGCCGCAAGTGCCCCAGCAGCCTAGGTACCCTTCCCAGCAGCGTAGGTACCCTTCCCAAAAACCCCAGCAGCCACAGGTGCCCCAGCAGCCTAGGCACCAATCCCAAAAACCCCAGGTGCCTAGCTACCCTCCCAAGCAGCCCCAGTTTCCCCAGCAACCAAGCTACTCACCCCAGCATTCTTGGCAGCCAAGCTACAATGATTATCCAACTTTTGCCAAAGGAGTCATTGCCCAGATGGATTCAAATAG CTACAGCACCACTGGTGTTTATAGTAATAACATTGGCAATGGGTATGGACTTGGAACAAATCCAGAGGAGCAATGGGCAGG gaACTACAACACTGCAGATGCATCAAAGACTGCTTTCAACTGA
- the LOC122972716 gene encoding adhesive plaque matrix protein-like isoform X9 — protein sequence MGFFIRWLLVSLLVVGGHQANAYSGKHGDKEVPVLGYKPISSSFDTRGESSWSTGPLGSRDSNSNANQQQMAQSGYQPQQPQVPQQPSYPPQQPQQPQVPQVPQVPQQPSYPPKQPQQPQLPQVPQVPQQPSYPPKQPQQPQLPQQPSYPPKQPQQPQLPQVPQVPQQPSYPPKQPQQPQLPQVPQVPQVPQQPSYPPKQPQQPQLPQVPQVPQQPSYPPKQPQQPQLPQLPQVPQQPSYPPKQPQQPQLPQVPQQPSYPPKQPQQPQLPQVPQQPSYPPKQPQQPQLPQVPQQPSYPPKQPQQPQLPQVPQVPQQPSYPPKQPQQPQLPQVPQLPGYLPKQPQVPQQPSYLPKQPQVPGYLPKWPQVPQQPQQPSYLPKRPQQPQVPQQPSYLPKRPQQPQVPQQPSYLPKRPQQPQVPQQPSYLPKQPQQPQVPQQPRYPSQLLSQLPQQPSYPPQQPQQPQVPQQPSYQPQVPQVPQVPQVRQVRQVPQRPQVPQQPRYQPQQPQRPQVPQQPSKLPQQPRYQPQVPQQPSKLPQQPRYQPQVPQQPSKLPQQPRYQPQQPQRPQVPQQHRYQPQVPQQPSKLPQQPRYQPQQPQRPQVPQQPRYQPQVPQQPSKLPQQPRYQSQVPQQPSKLPQQPRYQPQQPQRPQVPQQPSKLPQQPRYPLQKPQRPQVPQQPRYPLQKPQRPQVPQQPRYPSQQRRYPSQKPQQPQVPQQPRHQSQKPQVPSYPPKQPQFPQQPSYSPQHSWQPSYNDYPTFAKGVIAQMDSNSYSTTGVYSNNIGNGYGLGTNPEEQWAGNYNTADASKTAFN from the exons ATGGGGTTTTTCATAAG ATGGTTGCTGGTGTCCTTGCTAGTTGTAGGAGGGCATCAAGCTAATG CCTACTCTGGGAAGCATGGTGACAAGGAAGTGCCAGTTCTAGGCTATAAACCAATTTCAAGTAGCTTTGACACTAGAGGGGAATCTTCATGGAGCACTGGGCCACTTGGTAGTCGGGATTCAAACTCAAATGCAAATCAG CAACAGATGGCTCAGTCTGGTTATCAGCCCCAGCAGCCACAG GTGCCCCAGCAGCCTAGCTACCCGCCCCAGCAGCCCCAGCAACCTCAGGTGCCACAGGTGCCACAG GTGCCCCAACAGCCTAGCTACCCGCccaagcagccccagcagcctCAGCTGCCACAGGTGCCCCAG GTGCCCCAACAGCCTAGCTACCCGCCCAAGCAGCCCCAGCAACCTCAGCTGCCCCAACAGCCAAGCTACCCGCCCAAGCAGCCCCAGCAACCTCAGCTGCCACAGGTGCCCCAGGTGCCCCAACAGCCTAGCTACCCGCCCAAGCAGCCCCAGCAACCTCAGCTGCCACAGGTGCCACAGGTGCCCCAG GTGCCCCAACAGCCAAGCTACCCGCCCAAGCAGCCCCAGCAACCTCAGCTGCCACAGGTGCCCCAGGTGCCCCAACAGCCTAGCTACCCGCCCAAGCAGCCCCAGCAACCTCAGCTGCCACAG CTGCCACAGGTGCCCCAACAGCCTAGCTACCCGCCCAAGCAGCCCCAGCAACCTCAGCTGCCACAGGTGCCCCAACAGCCTAGCTACCCGCCCAAGCAGCCCCAGCAACCTCAGCTGCCACAGGTGCCCCAACAGCCTAGCTACCCGCCCAAGCAGCCCCAGCAACCTCAGCTGCCACAGGTGCCCCAACAGCCTAGCTACCCGCCCAAGCAGCCCCAGCAACCCCAGCTGCCACAGGTGCCCCAGGTGCCCCAACAGCCTAGCTACCCGCCCAAGCAGCCCCAGCAACCCCAGCTGCCACAGGTGCCCCAG CTGCCTGGCTACCTACCCAAGCAACCTCAGGTGCCTCAGCAGCCTAGCTACCTGCCCAAGCAGCCCCAGGTTCCTGGCTACCTACCCAAGTGGCCCCAGGTGCCCCAACAACCTCAGCAGCCTAGCTACCTGCCCAAGCGGCCCCAGCAACCTCAGGTGCCTCAGCAGCCTAGCTACCTGCCCAAGCGGCCCCAGCAACCTCAGGTGCCTCAGCAGCCTAGCTACCTGCCCAAGCGGCCCCAGCAACCTCAGGTGCCTCAACAGCCTAGCTACCTGCCCAAGCAGCCCCAG CAGCCACAGGTGCCTCAGCAACCTAGGTACCCTTCCCAGCTGCTAAGCCAACTACCTCAGCAGCCTAGCTACCCACCCCAACAACCTCAGCAGCCGCAGGTGCCCCAGCAGCCTAGTTACCAGCCCCAGGTGCCGCAG GTGCCCCAGGTGCCGCAAGTGCGGCAGGTGCGGCAGGTGCCCCAGCGGCCACAGGTGCCCCAGCAGCCTAGGTACCAGCCACAGCAACCCCAGCGGCCGCAGGTGCCCCAGCAGCCAAGCAAACTGCCCCAGCAGCCTAGGTACCAGCCGCAGGTGCCCCAGCAGCCAAGCAAACTGCCCCAGCAGCCTAGGTACCAGCCGCAGGTGCCCCAGCAGCCAAGCAAACTGCCCCAGCAGCCTAGGTACCAGCCACAGCAACCCCAGCGGCCGCAGGTGCCCCAGCAGCATAGGTACCAGCCACAGGTACCCCAGCAGCCAAGCAAACTGCCCCAGCAGCCTAGGTACCAGCCACAGCAACCCCAGCGGCCGCAGGTGCCCCAGCAGCCTAGGTACCAGCCGCAGGTGCCCCAGCAGCCAAGCAAACTGCCCCAGCAGCCTAGGTACCAGTCGCAGGTGCCCCAGCAGCCAAGCAAACTGCCCCAGCAGCCTAGGTACCAGCCACAGCAACCCCAGCGGCCGCAGGTGCCCCAGCAGCCAAGCAAACTGCCCCAGCAGCCTAGGTACCCGCTCCAAAAACCCCAGCGGCCGCAGGTGCCCCAGCAGCCTAGGTACCCGCTCCAAAAACCCCAGCGGCCGCAAGTGCCCCAGCAGCCTAGGTACCCTTCCCAGCAGCGTAGGTACCCTTCCCAAAAACCCCAGCAGCCACAGGTGCCCCAGCAGCCTAGGCACCAATCCCAAAAACCCCAGGTGCCTAGCTACCCTCCCAAGCAGCCCCAGTTTCCCCAGCAACCAAGCTACTCACCCCAGCATTCTTGGCAGCCAAGCTACAATGATTATCCAACTTTTGCCAAAGGAGTCATTGCCCAGATGGATTCAAATAG CTACAGCACCACTGGTGTTTATAGTAATAACATTGGCAATGGGTATGGACTTGGAACAAATCCAGAGGAGCAATGGGCAGG gaACTACAACACTGCAGATGCATCAAAGACTGCTTTCAACTGA
- the LOC122972716 gene encoding adhesive plaque matrix protein-like isoform X7, with protein sequence MGFFIRWLLVSLLVVGGHQANAYSGKHGDKEVPVLGYKPISSSFDTRGESSWSTGPLGSRDSNSNANQQQMAQSGYQPQQPQQPQLPQVPQQPSYPPQQPQQPQVPQVPQQPSYLPKQPQQPQLPQVPQQPSYPPKQPQQPQLPQVPQQPSYPPKQPQQPQLPQQPSYPPKQPQQPQLPQVPQVPQQPSYPPKQPQQPQLPQVPQVPQVPQQPSYPPKQPQQPQLPQVPQVPQQPSYPPKQPQQPQLPQLPQVPQQPSYPPKQPQQPQLPQVPQQPSYPPKQPQQPQLPQVPQQPSYPPKQPQQPQLPQVPQQPSYPPKQPQQPQLPQVPQVPQQPSYPPKQPQQPQLPQVPQLPGYLPKQPQVPQQPSYLPKQPQVPGYLPKWPQVPQQPQQPSYLPKRPQQPQVPQQPSYLPKRPQQPQVPQQPSYLPKRPQQPQVPQQPSYLPKQPQQPQVPQQPRYPSQLLSQLPQQPSYPPQQPQQPQVPQQPSYQPQVPQVPQVPQVRQVRQVPQRPQVPQQPRYQPQQPQRPQVPQQPSKLPQQPRYQPQVPQQPSKLPQQPRYQPQVPQQPSKLPQQPRYQPQQPQRPQVPQQHRYQPQVPQQPSKLPQQPRYQPQQPQRPQVPQQPRYQPQVPQQPSKLPQQPRYQSQVPQQPSKLPQQPRYQPQQPQRPQVPQQPSKLPQQPRYPLQKPQRPQVPQQPRYPSQQRRYPSQKPQQPQVPQQPRHQSQKPQVPSYPPKQPQFPQQPSYSPQHSWQPSYNDYPTFAKGVIAQMDSNSYSTTGVYSNNIGNGYGLGTNPEEQWAGNYNTADASKTAFN encoded by the exons ATGGGGTTTTTCATAAG ATGGTTGCTGGTGTCCTTGCTAGTTGTAGGAGGGCATCAAGCTAATG CCTACTCTGGGAAGCATGGTGACAAGGAAGTGCCAGTTCTAGGCTATAAACCAATTTCAAGTAGCTTTGACACTAGAGGGGAATCTTCATGGAGCACTGGGCCACTTGGTAGTCGGGATTCAAACTCAAATGCAAATCAG CAACAGATGGCTCAGTCTGGTTATCAGCCCCAGCAGCCACAG CAACCTCAGCTGCCCCAG GTGCCCCAGCAGCCTAGCTACCCGCCCCAGCAGCCCCAGCAACCTCAG GTGCCACAGGTGCCCCAACAGCCTAGCTACCTGCCCAAGCAGCCCCAGCAACCTCAGCTGCCACAGGTGCCCCAACAGCCTAGCTACCCGCccaagcagccccagcagcctCAGCTGCCACAG GTGCCCCAACAGCCTAGCTACCCGCCCAAGCAGCCCCAGCAACCTCAGCTGCCCCAACAGCCAAGCTACCCGCCCAAGCAGCCCCAGCAACCTCAGCTGCCACAGGTGCCCCAGGTGCCCCAACAGCCTAGCTACCCGCCCAAGCAGCCCCAGCAACCTCAGCTGCCACAGGTGCCACAGGTGCCCCAG GTGCCCCAACAGCCAAGCTACCCGCCCAAGCAGCCCCAGCAACCTCAGCTGCCACAGGTGCCCCAGGTGCCCCAACAGCCTAGCTACCCGCCCAAGCAGCCCCAGCAACCTCAGCTGCCACAG CTGCCACAGGTGCCCCAACAGCCTAGCTACCCGCCCAAGCAGCCCCAGCAACCTCAGCTGCCACAGGTGCCCCAACAGCCTAGCTACCCGCCCAAGCAGCCCCAGCAACCTCAGCTGCCACAGGTGCCCCAACAGCCTAGCTACCCGCCCAAGCAGCCCCAGCAACCTCAGCTGCCACAGGTGCCCCAACAGCCTAGCTACCCGCCCAAGCAGCCCCAGCAACCCCAGCTGCCACAGGTGCCCCAGGTGCCCCAACAGCCTAGCTACCCGCCCAAGCAGCCCCAGCAACCCCAGCTGCCACAGGTGCCCCAG CTGCCTGGCTACCTACCCAAGCAACCTCAGGTGCCTCAGCAGCCTAGCTACCTGCCCAAGCAGCCCCAGGTTCCTGGCTACCTACCCAAGTGGCCCCAGGTGCCCCAACAACCTCAGCAGCCTAGCTACCTGCCCAAGCGGCCCCAGCAACCTCAGGTGCCTCAGCAGCCTAGCTACCTGCCCAAGCGGCCCCAGCAACCTCAGGTGCCTCAGCAGCCTAGCTACCTGCCCAAGCGGCCCCAGCAACCTCAGGTGCCTCAACAGCCTAGCTACCTGCCCAAGCAGCCCCAG CAGCCACAGGTGCCTCAGCAACCTAGGTACCCTTCCCAGCTGCTAAGCCAACTACCTCAGCAGCCTAGCTACCCACCCCAACAACCTCAGCAGCCGCAGGTGCCCCAGCAGCCTAGTTACCAGCCCCAGGTGCCGCAG GTGCCCCAGGTGCCGCAAGTGCGGCAGGTGCGGCAGGTGCCCCAGCGGCCACAGGTGCCCCAGCAGCCTAGGTACCAGCCACAGCAACCCCAGCGGCCGCAGGTGCCCCAGCAGCCAAGCAAACTGCCCCAGCAGCCTAGGTACCAGCCGCAGGTGCCCCAGCAGCCAAGCAAACTGCCCCAGCAGCCTAGGTACCAGCCGCAGGTGCCCCAGCAGCCAAGCAAACTGCCCCAGCAGCCTAGGTACCAGCCACAGCAACCCCAGCGGCCGCAGGTGCCCCAGCAGCATAGGTACCAGCCACAGGTACCCCAGCAGCCAAGCAAACTGCCCCAGCAGCCTAGGTACCAGCCACAGCAACCCCAGCGGCCGCAGGTGCCCCAGCAGCCTAGGTACCAGCCGCAGGTGCCCCAGCAGCCAAGCAAACTGCCCCAGCAGCCTAGGTACCAGTCGCAGGTGCCCCAGCAGCCAAGCAAACTGCCCCAGCAGCCTAGGTACCAGCCACAGCAACCCCAGCGGCCGCAGGTGCCCCAGCAGCCAAGCAAACTGCCCCAGCAGCCTAGGTACCCGCTCCAAAAACCCCAGCGGCCGCAGGTGCCCCAGCAGCCTAG GTACCCTTCCCAGCAGCGTAGGTACCCTTCCCAAAAACCCCAGCAGCCACAGGTGCCCCAGCAGCCTAGGCACCAATCCCAAAAACCCCAGGTGCCTAGCTACCCTCCCAAGCAGCCCCAGTTTCCCCAGCAACCAAGCTACTCACCCCAGCATTCTTGGCAGCCAAGCTACAATGATTATCCAACTTTTGCCAAAGGAGTCATTGCCCAGATGGATTCAAATAG CTACAGCACCACTGGTGTTTATAGTAATAACATTGGCAATGGGTATGGACTTGGAACAAATCCAGAGGAGCAATGGGCAGG gaACTACAACACTGCAGATGCATCAAAGACTGCTTTCAACTGA